The following nucleotide sequence is from Burkholderia gladioli.
CGGCATCACCGGCCGCGACGGCGCGGGGCTGGAAGGCATCGAGCTGGCCGGCAACGCGGCGCTGCGCGGCCAGGCCGCGAGCCGCACCCTGATCGTCGACCGGCTCGGCCGCGCCGTGACCGAGCCGCGCGATTCGGACCTGCCCGAGCCGCAGCCGGACCTGGTGCTGTCGATCGACCGGCAGATCCAGCGGCTCACGCAGGAGGCGCTGGCGCGCGGCGTCGAGCGCACGGCCGCGGCGGCCGGCTGCGCGATCGCGGTGGACGTGGCCAGCGGCGAGATCCTCGCGCTCGCCAACGTGCCGAGCTTCGATCCGAACGATCCTGGCGCGCTGGCGGGCGGGCCGCCACGCAATCGCGCGCTGACCGACACCTTCGAGCCCGGCTCGACCATCAAGCCGCTGACCGTCTCGCTGGCGCTGGCCGATGGGTTGATCACGCCCGGCACGCGCTTCGATACCTCGCCCGGCGTGCTGGAATTCCATGGCGCGCGGATTCGCGATACCTCGGACCATGGCGTGATCGACACCGGCCAGGTGATCGCCAAGTCGAGCAATATCGGCATGGTGAAGATCTCGCAACTGCTGAGCGCGCAGGCGATGTGGGACAACTTCCGGCGCTTCGGCCTGGGCGGCGCGCCGCTCGAGGGATTTCCCGGCGTGGTGTCGGGCACGCTGCGCAATCCGCATCGCTGGGGACCGGTGGAGCAGGCGACCATGTCCTATGGCTACGGCTTGTCGGTGTCGCTCGCGCAACTGGCGCGCGCCTACGTGATCCTGGCCAATGACGGGCGCGCCACGCGCCTGAGCCTGCTGCACGAGATGCCGGAGCTCCGCGATGCGCGGCCGGGCGCGGCGGTGATCCCGTCCGCCGTCGCGGCCCGGGTGCGCGCCATGCTGGAGGAGACGGTCGCGCCGGGCGGCACCGCCACCATGGCGCGCCTGACCGACTATCGCGTCGGCGCGAAGACGGGCACCGCGCGCAAGAGCAATGGACGGCATGGTTACGCGGCGGGGCAGTATCGCGCGGTGTTCGTCGGCATGGCGCCGATGTCGAGGCCGCGCGTGGTGGTGGCGGTGATGATCGATACACCGCGCAAGGGCTCGTATTACGGCGGGCCGGTGGCCGGGCCGGTGTTCGCGGCGATCACCGAGGGCGCGCTGCATGTGCTCGGCGTGCCGCCCGATCGCGTGCCCTCGCGACCGGACGCGCCGGTTTCGTCGCGTTCGTCGCTTTGAAGCGGCGGTTTCGCTTCGCGCGTCGCAGGTACGCTCAGCGGGCGGCGCGCGAGGGCTCGGGCGATTGCCCCAGGCTCACGCCGAGCTGCCCGATGTCGTGCGCGCGGCGCAGCGCATGGTGCGCGCACTGCTGACGGATCCAGGCGCGGAACGAGCCGACCGACATCGCGCTGTCGGCGCGGCGGATCATCCAGTAGCGCGCCGGCGAGCGGATCGCCACCGGCACCACCGGCACCAGCCGGCCGTCGCGCAGGTCGTCGAGCAGCATCGACACGCGCCCGATCGCGACGCCCTGGTGGTTGAGCGCGGCGTTGAAGGCCATGCTGCCGAGATTGAAGCGCGGCCCGTCGATGCGCGGCAGCCAGGCCGGCTTGACCGCTTCCAGCCAGGCCTGCCACTCGGCCGAATCGGAGGAGCCGGTCCAGGCCGCCGCGTCGTGCAGGAAGGCGACCTTGCGGTCGAGCTTGCCGGCGCGCAGCGAGGGATGCCGCTCCAGGTAGGCGGGCGTTGCCACCGGCAGCAGCCATTCGTCGAGCAGGGCATCGGCATGCTCGATGTCGCTGAAATCGTCGACCGAATAGCGGATGGCGATATCGACCCCGGTGGTGTCGTGATCGGGCAGGCCGGCCGCCGTGAACTCGGCCTTCAACTGCACCGGGTTGCGCGAGAACTGCAGGTGGAAGTCGGACAGGCGCGGCACCAGCCACAGCATCGCGAACGAGGGGCAGCAGCCCACGCGCACCGGATCGTCGGCGCTGGCGATTCGCACCAGGGTGGTCTCGATCTCGTCGAAGCCGCGGCGCACGCCCTCGAGCAGCATGGTGCCCTCGCGCGTGAGCGACAGGCGGCGGTGTTCGCGCACGAACAGCGCGTAGCCGAGGCGGTTTTCGAGCTGGCGGATCTGCTGGCTCACGGCGCTCTGCGTGAGGCTCAGCACGTCGGCCGCGCGCGTGAAGCTGAGCAGTTGTCCGGCGCAGGCGAAGCAGCGCAGCGCGCCCAGCATCGATGAGTCGAGAATCTTTTGCATTAGCGTGGCTAATCGATCGATAAGCCTGGTTTGTGCCAGGCGAGATCGGTCGATCGTTGAAAATCCCTTGATGGGCGCGATTCTAGCAAACTCGTAATCGAATCGTCAGGCGGCGCGGGCCTGCATGAATTAGCCGGATTAAGGAACCCGGATTGACGATCCGCGGGCTCAGGCCGCGTTGCGCGGCGCGAAGCGGCCCGGGCTGCCGGCCTCGTGCACGGCGCGCACCAGCGCCAGCGTGGCCGGCGTGCGCTTGCCGATGAAGGCGTAGAAGCGCACCTGGGGCAGCGCCGGCATGCCTTCGCGGCGGCCCAGCGCACGCAGCCCGGGGCGCAGCTGGCTGCGCGCCACCGGCGCCACCGCGAAGCCCGACAACGCGGCGGACAGGCAGCCGGCCATGCTGCTGCTCTCGAAGGCGAGCCGCCATTCGCGCTCGCTCTCGCCGAGCGCGGTGACGGCCGCGTCGCGATAGATGCAGGGCGCCGCGAAGGCGGCCAGCGGCACGATCGTGTCGGACGAGAAGGGCGCCTGCTCGGCATAGGCCCACACCAGCGGTTCCTCCCAAAGCAGTTCGCCATCCCGATCGATCGGCCCGCATTGCTTGCCGAACACGATGTCGAGCCGGCCGCGCGCGAGCTGGCGCACCAGGTCCGGCGTGATGCCGACCTTCAGCTCGATCGCGGCATCGGGATAACCGCGCTGGAAGGCCTGCAGCACGCCGGGCAGCCAGGTGCCGGCGAAATCCTCCGAGGCGCCCACCCGCAGCCGGCCCTGGATCGACGAGCCCTTGAGGCGCGCGAGCGCCTCGCGTTCCAGGTCGAGGATGTTGCGCGCGTAGCGATGCAGGGTCTCGCCGGCCGGCGTGGTGGCCACGCGGCGCGTGGTGCGCTCCAGCAGGCGCGCGCCGGCGCTGTCCTCGAGCCGCTTGATATGGCCGCTGACGGCCGAGGGCGTCAGCGCCAGCCGCTCGGCGGCCGGCGCGAAGCCGCCCAGTTCGATCACGGCCACGAAGGTGCGCAGCAGGACGATGTCGAGGCTGGCCGATTGAGGGCCGAAAGCGGTGTCCACGGCGAACTCCATTCATCACGAAATGTGCATTATAGGCGTCGATTGATCGTCAATCGTCCAGGCGAGCTCGCTAGCATCGGAGCTTTCGATACGCACATGGAGGCGACATGAAGCCCTGGTCCTCGGTATCCACCGCGACGCTCGAAATTGCCTATCTGGAATGGAACCCGCAAGGCAAGCGCGTCGCGATCCTGGTGCACGGCTGGCCCGACAACGCACGCTCCTGGGAGGGCGTGGCGGCGGTGCTGGCCGAGCGCGGCTATCGCGTGCTGGCGCCCGCGCTGCGGGGTTTCGCGCCGACCCGCTTTCGCGATCCGGCCACGCCGCGCAGCGGGCAACTGGCCGCGCTCGGCCGCGACCTGCTCGATTTCATCGACGCGCTGTCGCTCGCGCGGCCGCTGCTGGTCGGCCACGACTGGGGCGCGCGGGCGGTGGCCAATGCCTGCGGGCTGCGGCCGGGCGTGGCCGAGCAACTGGTGATGCTGTCGGTCGGCTATGGCACCAACGATCCGCGCCAGCCGCTGCCGTTCGAGCAGGCGCGCAACTACTGGTATCACTGGTTCATGGCCACGCCGCGCGGCGAGCAGGCGGTGCGCGAGCAGCGCCGTGCCTTCGCGCGGCAGATGTGGAATACCTGGTCGCCCTCGGATTGGTATGAGGAGGAGGCCTTCGAGGATGCCTGCAGCGCCTTCGAGGGGCCCGACTGGGCCGAGGTGGTGCTGCATTCCTATCGGCATCGCTGGGGCTTCGTGGCGGGCGATGCGGCCTACGACGCCGACGAGGCCTTGCTCGATCCCGCGCCGGTGCTGGCAGTGCCGACCCTGGTGCTGCACGGCGCGATCGACACCTGCAACCATCCCGCCAGTTCGGCCGGCAAGGAACGCTTCTTCACCTCGGCCTATCGACGCGAGCTGCTCGACGGCGTTGGCCATTTTCCGCAACGCGAGGCACCGGACGAGGTGGCGCGGCACATCCTCGCGTTCGTCGACGCTCACTGAGCGAAGCGTTCGTCGCTATCGCACGATCGGGCGCGCCATCGCGCATGGCGCGCCCTTCGCGTTTTCCTCCCACGAATCCGCTCGGCCTTCCGCGCCGGCTTCGGCGTAATGCCTTTTCACCGATTCGTTCAAATATTTGCTGCACTTGCGCAGCGCCAATTTCCTGATTCGATTCGATTGTCAATCGACATTTTGTTATGTCCTTGTATTGTTGTCTGGACCGAATCATTCCTCTCGATTGAGCTGCGCGGCCCCGCCTGTAAGCTTTCCGCCCGATCCGGCGGAATCTTTTTTACGTATCAGATTGCAAAAAGATTGATTTTTGTTTTTTGCTACATTACAAATTATTTCCGCGCGTTACATGCGTGAAATGTTAAACGATTAGTACAACAGATAAGAACATGGGCCGGAGCAGCGAGAGTGAATAAAGACAATCATCGAGAGGGGGCGGGCAAGGTCCGCCATGGCGCGCGCTTGCCGATGCTGTTGATGGCGGCCGCGATCGGCTTGACGGCATGCGGCGGCGACGATGGCGCCTCGCCTTCGGCCGCGCGGCAGGTCACGCCCTTGAGCACGGCCACCACGGCGCCCGAGCCGGCGCCGTTCGCGCCGCCGCAGCCGCTGCCCGAGGTGGGCGAGCAGTTCGCCAGCTCGCCCACCGGGCTGCCGTATCCGAAGCTCGCCACGCTGTATCCCGGCCACAACGGGCCGAGCGTCAACGACGGCATGATCCTGCCCTGGCTGTCGATGCGTGCGCCTCTCAAGCAGAGCGTGATGGTGCAGACGCCGTTCGACACCGACCAGGACGGCAAGCCCGACCGCATCGCGATCCGCATCGTGCAGCCGGCCGAGGTGGCCGAGGGGCTCAAGACGCCGGTGATCGTGCGGCCCTCGGTGTACTACGCCGATCCGACCTACGCCACCCAGACGCGCGCGCCCTTCCTCGGCGAGGCCGAGTACCTGCGCATGGGCTTCACGGTGATCTATGCCGACTCGATCGGCACCAACCTGTCGGACGGCTGCTGGTCGGTGATGGACCGCACCGAGCGCGAGGCGATGGCCAGCGTGGTGCGCTGGCTGACCGGCGACGCCACCGCGCCCGGCACCGACGCGCAGGGCAAGCCGGTGACGGCGAGCTGGTCGACCGGCCACGTGGCGATGGAGGGCATCTCCTACGGCGGCACGCTGCCGAGCATGGTGGCGGCCACCGGCGTGCCGGGGCTGGAGGCCATCGTGCCGGTGGAGGGCATCAGCAGCGGCTACGACTATTTCCGCTATAACGGCGTGATCGCCGATATCGACAACACCGTCACGCTCGGCAGCTACATGCAGCAGGAGCAGTCGAGCGCGCGCGCTTCGATCTGCGAGCCGGCGCGCCAGGCCGCGGTGAGCGCCTCGGACGACGGCAACTATGCCTACAACGACTTCTGGAAGGCGCGCAACACGGTGTCCCTGGTCGACCGCTTCCAGGCGGCCACGCTGATCGCGCAGGGGCAGGCCGACAACAACGTCAAGACCAAGAACTCGGTGCAACTCTACGATGCGCTGCGCCGCGTCGGCAAGCCGGTGCAGCTCTGGCTGCACAGCCGCGACCACGACGATCCGGCCTGGCAGAAGGAGTGGCAGAAGCAGATCCTGATGTGGTATTCGCGCTACCTGTTCGGCGTGAACAACGGCGTGGAGAAGCAGCCCACCTACGTGCGCGAGACGCCGGCCGGCGACATCCCGGTGGGCGCCACCATCAGCCGCGGCGAGGACGACACCAGCGACACGCTGATCGGCCATTGCCACTCGGGCCACAACCCGCGCGACTGCATTCCGACCGGCGAGCTGTTCATCAAGGAAGACGCCTGGCCGAAGACGGTCGACGCCGCCTATTACCTGCATGGCGACGGCCGCGCGGGCGGCCTGCTCACGCCCGACACGGCGGACGGCACGGCGGCGCCCTCGGTGGGCTTCAGCAAGAGCACGGCCGTCAGCTACGAGACCCGCCCGCTGGCGAACGCCACGCGCTACTCTGGAACCATCCGCGTGGCGATGCGCGGGCGTTTCGCGCCGACGGTCACCAACGTGAAGGCGACGCTGTCGGTGGACGGCCACGACGTCAGCTACGGCTGGGCCAATCCGCGCTTCTACAAGGGCCTGGAGACGCCGCAGAACATCGCGGCCGGCACCGACTACGACTTCGTGCTCGAGATGATGCCGCGCGACTTCACCGTGCTGCCCGGCAGCAAGGTGAAGCTCAAGCTGCAGGGCTACCAGGGTACGGCGCAGGTCACGCTGGACCTGGCGCACACCACGCTGCAGATGCCGATCGTGCCGCAGGCGCGCGTGGCCGCCGTGATGCGTGCGCAATGAAGCCGACGAGATGACGACACGACGCCGCCGCGCCGGGCGCGGCCGGCGTCGTGCCAGGAATTGACCCGGCGTCGTTCCGAGACGCGCCGTGAACGTCGGGTCGATATGCAGTGCGAATCAACCAGCCCAATAACATCGATTTGCAGAGTATCAACAGGAGAGTCTTCATGACTGGAAGAACCCCCGCCTGGACGCTATGCGCCTTGCTGGCCGCCATGGCCATGGCCGCCTGCGGCGACGACACGTCCTCGCCCGCCAGCAGCTTCGCCGCGAACCAGGCCGCGCCCGTCGCGAGCCCGGCCGCCGGGCCCGCCGCGGGCGAAACCGAGCAGCAGGCCTTCGACCGGCTCGCGCCGGCCGACAAGGTGCTCAACGACCCGAACACCTACACCACCACGCGCAGCGGCACGATCAAGCTGGCCTCGATCAACGAGGACACCTCGGTCAAGCGCCACACCATCGCGATCAACGGCAAGACCGTGCCCTACACGGCGCGCGCCGGCCACCTGGTGGCCTACAAGACCAATGCCCAGGGCAAGACGGCCGAGGCGGCGATCTTCTATACCTCGTACACGCGCGACGGGCTGGGCAAGGAGAACCGCCCGGTCACCTTCC
It contains:
- a CDS encoding peptidoglycan D,D-transpeptidase FtsI family protein; translated protein: MSREHFSFHRSPGVPAGLPAWRSRLVVLLLTLGFLALIARAAWVQVAHREFFVEQGRRRYERTFSAVALRSKILDRRGNVLAISEPVDDLWLDPQDFARATPGQVGELAAALHLSPASVDAFRRRGGRFAPLRRAVPLDVARPLLASAIPGLHAIAAQKRYFPEGDALAQVIGITGRDGAGLEGIELAGNAALRGQAASRTLIVDRLGRAVTEPRDSDLPEPQPDLVLSIDRQIQRLTQEALARGVERTAAAAGCAIAVDVASGEILALANVPSFDPNDPGALAGGPPRNRALTDTFEPGSTIKPLTVSLALADGLITPGTRFDTSPGVLEFHGARIRDTSDHGVIDTGQVIAKSSNIGMVKISQLLSAQAMWDNFRRFGLGGAPLEGFPGVVSGTLRNPHRWGPVEQATMSYGYGLSVSLAQLARAYVILANDGRATRLSLLHEMPELRDARPGAAVIPSAVAARVRAMLEETVAPGGTATMARLTDYRVGAKTGTARKSNGRHGYAAGQYRAVFVGMAPMSRPRVVVAVMIDTPRKGSYYGGPVAGPVFAAITEGALHVLGVPPDRVPSRPDAPVSSRSSL
- a CDS encoding LysR family transcriptional regulator, whose translation is MQKILDSSMLGALRCFACAGQLLSFTRAADVLSLTQSAVSQQIRQLENRLGYALFVREHRRLSLTREGTMLLEGVRRGFDEIETTLVRIASADDPVRVGCCPSFAMLWLVPRLSDFHLQFSRNPVQLKAEFTAAGLPDHDTTGVDIAIRYSVDDFSDIEHADALLDEWLLPVATPAYLERHPSLRAGKLDRKVAFLHDAAAWTGSSDSAEWQAWLEAVKPAWLPRIDGPRFNLGSMAFNAALNHQGVAIGRVSMLLDDLRDGRLVPVVPVAIRSPARYWMIRRADSAMSVGSFRAWIRQQCAHHALRRAHDIGQLGVSLGQSPEPSRAAR
- a CDS encoding LysR substrate-binding domain-containing protein, which codes for MEFAVDTAFGPQSASLDIVLLRTFVAVIELGGFAPAAERLALTPSAVSGHIKRLEDSAGARLLERTTRRVATTPAGETLHRYARNILDLEREALARLKGSSIQGRLRVGASEDFAGTWLPGVLQAFQRGYPDAAIELKVGITPDLVRQLARGRLDIVFGKQCGPIDRDGELLWEEPLVWAYAEQAPFSSDTIVPLAAFAAPCIYRDAAVTALGESEREWRLAFESSSMAGCLSAALSGFAVAPVARSQLRPGLRALGRREGMPALPQVRFYAFIGKRTPATLALVRAVHEAGSPGRFAPRNAA
- a CDS encoding alpha/beta fold hydrolase yields the protein MKPWSSVSTATLEIAYLEWNPQGKRVAILVHGWPDNARSWEGVAAVLAERGYRVLAPALRGFAPTRFRDPATPRSGQLAALGRDLLDFIDALSLARPLLVGHDWGARAVANACGLRPGVAEQLVMLSVGYGTNDPRQPLPFEQARNYWYHWFMATPRGEQAVREQRRAFARQMWNTWSPSDWYEEEAFEDACSAFEGPDWAEVVLHSYRHRWGFVAGDAAYDADEALLDPAPVLAVPTLVLHGAIDTCNHPASSAGKERFFTSAYRRELLDGVGHFPQREAPDEVARHILAFVDAH
- a CDS encoding Xaa-Pro dipeptidyl-peptidase: MNKDNHREGAGKVRHGARLPMLLMAAAIGLTACGGDDGASPSAARQVTPLSTATTAPEPAPFAPPQPLPEVGEQFASSPTGLPYPKLATLYPGHNGPSVNDGMILPWLSMRAPLKQSVMVQTPFDTDQDGKPDRIAIRIVQPAEVAEGLKTPVIVRPSVYYADPTYATQTRAPFLGEAEYLRMGFTVIYADSIGTNLSDGCWSVMDRTEREAMASVVRWLTGDATAPGTDAQGKPVTASWSTGHVAMEGISYGGTLPSMVAATGVPGLEAIVPVEGISSGYDYFRYNGVIADIDNTVTLGSYMQQEQSSARASICEPARQAAVSASDDGNYAYNDFWKARNTVSLVDRFQAATLIAQGQADNNVKTKNSVQLYDALRRVGKPVQLWLHSRDHDDPAWQKEWQKQILMWYSRYLFGVNNGVEKQPTYVRETPAGDIPVGATISRGEDDTSDTLIGHCHSGHNPRDCIPTGELFIKEDAWPKTVDAAYYLHGDGRAGGLLTPDTADGTAAPSVGFSKSTAVSYETRPLANATRYSGTIRVAMRGRFAPTVTNVKATLSVDGHDVSYGWANPRFYKGLETPQNIAAGTDYDFVLEMMPRDFTVLPGSKVKLKLQGYQGTAQVTLDLAHTTLQMPIVPQARVAAVMRAQ